In Oncorhynchus kisutch isolate 150728-3 linkage group LG5, Okis_V2, whole genome shotgun sequence, a genomic segment contains:
- the LOC109890105 gene encoding homeobox protein engrailed-1-B-like, protein MEERIDQNSRDSTEGESVSLSPNLPSPPILPHQAAQQVHRTTNFFIDNILRPDFGCKKELGSRERAQTSGRENVNPLVIRPSHASSLCQDSNCSSDSTSSSSSSPSSKQSSTKQGEGNGTTTTRYGDTASIVVVNASNGGSPPAKESTPMLWPAWVYCTRYSDRPSSGPRTRKLKKKKNEKEDKRPRTAFTAEQLQRLKSEFQANRYITEQRRQSLATELNLNESQIKIWFQNKRAKIKKGNGYKNGLALQLMAQGLYNHSTTTVQEEKDDSE, encoded by the exons ATGGAAGAGCGAATTGATCAAAACAGCCGTGATTCGACTGAGGGAGAGAGCGTGTCCCTCTCCCCGAATCTACCATCTCCTCCCATTTTGCCCCACCAGGCAGCACAGCAAGTACATAGAACCACAAACTTTTTTATTGACAATATTCTGCGGCCAGACTTCGGCTGCAAGAAGGAGCTTGGGAGTCGGGAGCGGGCGCAGACCTCCGGCAGAGAAAACGTCAACCCTTTGGTCATCAGGCCATCTCACGCGAGCAGCCTTTGCCAGGATTCCAACTGCAGTAGTGACAGTACTTCTTCTTCGTCGTCCTCGCCGTCTTCGAAACAGAGCTCGACAAAACAAGGTGAAGGGAATGGGACTACCACAACGAGATATGGAGACACCGCGTCAATAGTGGTTGTGAATGCCAGTAATGGAGGATCTCCACCCGCTAAAGAATCTACGCCGATGTTATGGCCTGCGTGGGTTTACTGCACGAGATATTCGGATCGACCATCATCTG GCCCAAGGACACGGAAATTGAAAAAGAAGAAAAATGAGAAAGAAGACAAGCGACCCAGAACCGCGTTTACGGCTGAACAGCTGCAGAGACTTAAGTCCGAGTTTCAGGCAAATCGCTACATAACAGAACAACGGAGACAGTCACTGGCCACAGAACTGAATCTCAATGAATCCCAAATAAAAATTTGGTTTCAGAATAAGAGGGCAAAAATCAAAAAGGGGAACGGCTACAAGAACGGCCTGGCTCTCCAACTCATGGCCCAAGGACTGTACAACCATTCCACAACCACGGTCCAAGAGGAGAAGGATGATAGCGAGTAA